CGCTGCAGCTGCTCGCTCGCATGGACGAAGCCGCGCGCCGCGATTTCGCCGTCGCCATCGTGCTGCCGGCGCTCGGCAAGATGCTCGACGCCTTCCGCGACAAGCAGAACCCCTACGAGCAGGTCCTGGTGGCGCTGAAGAACCAGTTGCGCTCGCTGTGTCCCGGGATCCCGATCTTCATCCCGCAGCAGGAGCCGGTGCTGCGGGTACTGGACTGACGCCATGAATGCGAACACCATCAACCTGCTGCTCTTCGCCGTGCTGCCCTACGTGGCGCTGTTCGTCTTCTTCCTGGTGACGATCAGCCGGTACCGCAGCCGTCCCTTCAGCTACTCCAGCTTGTCGTCGCAGTTCCTGGAGAACCACGAGCACTTCTTCGGGCTGGTGAGCTTCCACTACGGCATCCTGGCGGTGCTCGTCGGGCACCTGCTCGGCCTGCTCATTCCGCGCCAGATCCTGCTCTGGAACAGCCGGCCGCTGCGGCTTTACGTGCTCGAGCTGACCGGGCTGGCGTTCGCGCTGCTCACGCTCATCGGCGTGCTGGCGGTCGTGCACCGCCGCGTCGCGGTCGTCAAGGCGCGCATCGTCACCAGCACGGCCGACTGGATCGTGCTGGCGCTGCTGCTGGTGCAGGTCGCCACCGGTATCTACACCGCGGTCTTCCACCCCTGGGGATCGAGCTGGTACGCGACCTCCGCCGTGCCCTACCTGCGCTCGCTCTTCACCTTCCGCCCTGACATCTCGTATCTCGCCACCATGCCGTGGCCGGTGAAGCTGCACATGACGGGCGCGTGGCTCATCGTGGCGGCATTCCCGTTCACCCGGCTGGTGCACGCGCTGGTCGCG
The window above is part of the Terriglobales bacterium genome. Proteins encoded here:
- the narI gene encoding respiratory nitrate reductase subunit gamma, producing the protein MNANTINLLLFAVLPYVALFVFFLVTISRYRSRPFSYSSLSSQFLENHEHFFGLVSFHYGILAVLVGHLLGLLIPRQILLWNSRPLRLYVLELTGLAFALLTLIGVLAVVHRRVAVVKARIVTSTADWIVLALLLVQVATGIYTAVFHPWGSSWYATSAVPYLRSLFTFRPDISYLATMPWPVKLHMTGAWLIVAAFPFTRLVHALVAPFPYLWRKPEVVRWYGIRMLPERVRSMYSARGSR